A single region of the Zootoca vivipara chromosome 2, rZooViv1.1, whole genome shotgun sequence genome encodes:
- the NDEL1 gene encoding nuclear distribution protein nudE-like 1 isoform X3, producing MIMDCEEIPEFSCPEEETAYWKELSLKYKQSFQEARDELAEFQEGSRELEAELEAQLVQAEQRNRDLQADNQRLKQEVETLKEKLEHQYSQSYKQVSLLEDDLSQTRAIKDQLHKYVRELEQSNDDLERAKRATIVSLEDFEQRLNQAIERNAFLESELDDKESLLVSVQRLKDEARDLRQELAVRERQQEVTRKSAPSSPTLDCEKMDSAVQASLSLPATPVGKSCENSFPSPKALPNGFGTSPLTPSARISALNIVGDLLRKVGALESKLAACRNFAKDQASRKSYISGNINSSMINSNGMKFCHSGHTTFYDKASDSLHISWVIATVLV from the exons ATGATCATGGACTGTGAAGAAATCCCTGAGTTTTCATGTCCAGAGGAAGAAACTGCATACTGGAAGGAGTTATCTTTGAAATATAAACAAAG TTTCCAGGAGGCCCGTGACGAGCTGGCAGAATTTCAGGAGGGCAGCAGAGAACTGGAAGCAGAGTTGGAGGCTCAGCTGGTACAGGCTGAACAGAGGAACCGGGACTTGCAAGCAGACAACCAAAGATTAAAGCAAGAAGTGGAAACTTTAAAG GAGAAACTTGAGCACCAGTATTCACAAAGCTACAAGCAAGTGTCTTTGTTGGAGGATGACTTGAGTCAGACCCGGGCAATTAAAGACCAGCTGCATAAATATGTGAGAGAGCTAGAGCAATCCAATGATGACCTTGAGCGTGCTAAGAG GGCCACAATTGTTTCCTTGGAAGACTTTGAACAAagactgaatcaggccattgagAGAAATGCCTTTTTGGAAAGCGAGTTAGATGACAAGGAATCTCTGCTAGTTTCTGTACAAAGGCTGAAGGATGAAGCAAGAG ATTTAAGGCAAGAATTAGCAGTACGGGAAAGGCAACAGGAAGTGACCAGGAAGTCAGCTCCTAGTTCCCCAACCTTGGACTGTGAGAAGATGGATTCAGCTGTCCAAGCATCACTCTCACTGCCAGCAACACCTGTTGGGAAAAGCTGTGAGAACAGCTTTCCCTCTCCAAAAG CTCTTCCCAACGGTTTTGGTACCAGTCCCCTTACTCCCTCTGCCAGAATATCTGCGCTCAATATTGTAGGTGATCTCCTAAGGAAAGTTGGG GCCTTGGAATCGAAATTAGCTGCTTGTAGAAACTTTGCGAAGGACCAGGCATCGCGGAAATCTTACATTTCAGGGAACATAAACAGCAGCATGATCAACAGCAATGGCATGAAGTTCTGTCATTCAGGACACACGACATTCTATGACAAAGC
- the NDEL1 gene encoding nuclear distribution protein nudE-like 1 isoform X1: protein MIMDCEEIPEFSCPEEETAYWKELSLKYKQSFQEARDELAEFQEGSRELEAELEAQLVQAEQRNRDLQADNQRLKQEVETLKEKLEHQYSQSYKQVSLLEDDLSQTRAIKDQLHKYVRELEQSNDDLERAKRATIVSLEDFEQRLNQAIERNAFLESELDDKESLLVSVQRLKDEARDLRQELAVRERQQEVTRKSAPSSPTLDCEKMDSAVQASLSLPATPVGKSCENSFPSPKALPNGFGTSPLTPSARISALNIVGDLLRKVGALESKLAACRNFAKDQASRKSYISGNINSSMINSNGMKFCHSGHTTFYDKAPCSLLPAPNCRWILKQPRMFMDPTQSAAAAAL from the exons ATGATCATGGACTGTGAAGAAATCCCTGAGTTTTCATGTCCAGAGGAAGAAACTGCATACTGGAAGGAGTTATCTTTGAAATATAAACAAAG TTTCCAGGAGGCCCGTGACGAGCTGGCAGAATTTCAGGAGGGCAGCAGAGAACTGGAAGCAGAGTTGGAGGCTCAGCTGGTACAGGCTGAACAGAGGAACCGGGACTTGCAAGCAGACAACCAAAGATTAAAGCAAGAAGTGGAAACTTTAAAG GAGAAACTTGAGCACCAGTATTCACAAAGCTACAAGCAAGTGTCTTTGTTGGAGGATGACTTGAGTCAGACCCGGGCAATTAAAGACCAGCTGCATAAATATGTGAGAGAGCTAGAGCAATCCAATGATGACCTTGAGCGTGCTAAGAG GGCCACAATTGTTTCCTTGGAAGACTTTGAACAAagactgaatcaggccattgagAGAAATGCCTTTTTGGAAAGCGAGTTAGATGACAAGGAATCTCTGCTAGTTTCTGTACAAAGGCTGAAGGATGAAGCAAGAG ATTTAAGGCAAGAATTAGCAGTACGGGAAAGGCAACAGGAAGTGACCAGGAAGTCAGCTCCTAGTTCCCCAACCTTGGACTGTGAGAAGATGGATTCAGCTGTCCAAGCATCACTCTCACTGCCAGCAACACCTGTTGGGAAAAGCTGTGAGAACAGCTTTCCCTCTCCAAAAG CTCTTCCCAACGGTTTTGGTACCAGTCCCCTTACTCCCTCTGCCAGAATATCTGCGCTCAATATTGTAGGTGATCTCCTAAGGAAAGTTGGG GCCTTGGAATCGAAATTAGCTGCTTGTAGAAACTTTGCGAAGGACCAGGCATCGCGGAAATCTTACATTTCAGGGAACATAAACAGCAGCATGATCAACAGCAATGGCATGAAGTTCTGTCATTCAGGACACACGACATTCTATGACAAAGC cCCCTGTagtcttctccctgcccccaattGTCGCTGGATCCTGAAACAGCCACGCATGTTTATGGACCCAACCCaatctgctgctgccgctgccttaTGA
- the NDEL1 gene encoding nuclear distribution protein nudE-like 1 isoform X4, with protein sequence MIMDCEEIPEFSCPEEETAYWKELSLKYKQSFQEARDELAEFQEGSRELEAELEAQLVQAEQRNRDLQADNQRLKQEVETLKEKLEHQYSQSYKQVSLLEDDLSQTRAIKDQLHKYVRELEQSNDDLERAKRATIVSLEDFEQRLNQAIERNAFLESELDDKESLLVSVQRLKDEARDLRQELAVRERQQEVTRKSAPSSPTLDCEKMDSAVQASLSLPATPVGKSCENSFPSPKALPNGFGTSPLTPSARISALNIVGDLLRKVGALESKLAACRNFAKDQASRKSYISGNINSSMINSNGMKFCHSGHTTFYDKASDSLHISWGSQWL encoded by the exons ATGATCATGGACTGTGAAGAAATCCCTGAGTTTTCATGTCCAGAGGAAGAAACTGCATACTGGAAGGAGTTATCTTTGAAATATAAACAAAG TTTCCAGGAGGCCCGTGACGAGCTGGCAGAATTTCAGGAGGGCAGCAGAGAACTGGAAGCAGAGTTGGAGGCTCAGCTGGTACAGGCTGAACAGAGGAACCGGGACTTGCAAGCAGACAACCAAAGATTAAAGCAAGAAGTGGAAACTTTAAAG GAGAAACTTGAGCACCAGTATTCACAAAGCTACAAGCAAGTGTCTTTGTTGGAGGATGACTTGAGTCAGACCCGGGCAATTAAAGACCAGCTGCATAAATATGTGAGAGAGCTAGAGCAATCCAATGATGACCTTGAGCGTGCTAAGAG GGCCACAATTGTTTCCTTGGAAGACTTTGAACAAagactgaatcaggccattgagAGAAATGCCTTTTTGGAAAGCGAGTTAGATGACAAGGAATCTCTGCTAGTTTCTGTACAAAGGCTGAAGGATGAAGCAAGAG ATTTAAGGCAAGAATTAGCAGTACGGGAAAGGCAACAGGAAGTGACCAGGAAGTCAGCTCCTAGTTCCCCAACCTTGGACTGTGAGAAGATGGATTCAGCTGTCCAAGCATCACTCTCACTGCCAGCAACACCTGTTGGGAAAAGCTGTGAGAACAGCTTTCCCTCTCCAAAAG CTCTTCCCAACGGTTTTGGTACCAGTCCCCTTACTCCCTCTGCCAGAATATCTGCGCTCAATATTGTAGGTGATCTCCTAAGGAAAGTTGGG GCCTTGGAATCGAAATTAGCTGCTTGTAGAAACTTTGCGAAGGACCAGGCATCGCGGAAATCTTACATTTCAGGGAACATAAACAGCAGCATGATCAACAGCAATGGCATGAAGTTCTGTCATTCAGGACACACGACATTCTATGACAAAGC
- the NDEL1 gene encoding nuclear distribution protein nudE-like 1 isoform X2, with protein MIMDCEEIPEFSCPEEETAYWKELSLKYKQSFQEARDELAEFQEGSRELEAELEAQLVQAEQRNRDLQADNQRLKQEVETLKEKLEHQYSQSYKQVSLLEDDLSQTRAIKDQLHKYVRELEQSNDDLERAKRATIVSLEDFEQRLNQAIERNAFLESELDDKESLLVSVQRLKDEARDLRQELAVRERQQEVTRKSAPSSPTLDCEKMDSAVQASLSLPATPVGKSCENSFPSPKALPNGFGTSPLTPSARISALNIVGDLLRKVGALESKLAACRNFAKDQASRKSYISGNINSSMINSNGMKFCHSGHTTFYDKAAVNGFDQGPPPGLGGSRPSSAPGMLPLSV; from the exons ATGATCATGGACTGTGAAGAAATCCCTGAGTTTTCATGTCCAGAGGAAGAAACTGCATACTGGAAGGAGTTATCTTTGAAATATAAACAAAG TTTCCAGGAGGCCCGTGACGAGCTGGCAGAATTTCAGGAGGGCAGCAGAGAACTGGAAGCAGAGTTGGAGGCTCAGCTGGTACAGGCTGAACAGAGGAACCGGGACTTGCAAGCAGACAACCAAAGATTAAAGCAAGAAGTGGAAACTTTAAAG GAGAAACTTGAGCACCAGTATTCACAAAGCTACAAGCAAGTGTCTTTGTTGGAGGATGACTTGAGTCAGACCCGGGCAATTAAAGACCAGCTGCATAAATATGTGAGAGAGCTAGAGCAATCCAATGATGACCTTGAGCGTGCTAAGAG GGCCACAATTGTTTCCTTGGAAGACTTTGAACAAagactgaatcaggccattgagAGAAATGCCTTTTTGGAAAGCGAGTTAGATGACAAGGAATCTCTGCTAGTTTCTGTACAAAGGCTGAAGGATGAAGCAAGAG ATTTAAGGCAAGAATTAGCAGTACGGGAAAGGCAACAGGAAGTGACCAGGAAGTCAGCTCCTAGTTCCCCAACCTTGGACTGTGAGAAGATGGATTCAGCTGTCCAAGCATCACTCTCACTGCCAGCAACACCTGTTGGGAAAAGCTGTGAGAACAGCTTTCCCTCTCCAAAAG CTCTTCCCAACGGTTTTGGTACCAGTCCCCTTACTCCCTCTGCCAGAATATCTGCGCTCAATATTGTAGGTGATCTCCTAAGGAAAGTTGGG GCCTTGGAATCGAAATTAGCTGCTTGTAGAAACTTTGCGAAGGACCAGGCATCGCGGAAATCTTACATTTCAGGGAACATAAACAGCAGCATGATCAACAGCAATGGCATGAAGTTCTGTCATTCAGGACACACGACATTCTATGACAAAGC